One Mailhella massiliensis DNA segment encodes these proteins:
- a CDS encoding recombinase family protein, whose translation MAKIYGYIRVSSTDQNESRQRIALEQQGIPSGHIFMDKMSGKDFQRPQYQAMLRKLRSGDLLCVVSIDRLGRNYEEILEQWRVLTKEKHVDILVLDMPMLDTRRDKNLLGTFIADLVLQVLSFVAQNERENIRSRQAEGIAAAKQRGVRFGREIKPLPDNFLENCALWRNGQISGLEAARRCRMPQSTFYRKAGRLLENSANSV comes from the coding sequence ATGGCAAAAATTTATGGATATATCCGTGTATCCAGTACAGATCAAAATGAGAGTCGTCAGCGCATCGCTCTTGAGCAACAGGGCATACCGTCAGGTCATATTTTTATGGACAAAATGTCGGGCAAAGATTTTCAGCGTCCACAGTATCAGGCAATGCTCAGAAAGCTCAGGTCAGGGGATTTGCTCTGTGTCGTCAGCATTGACAGACTAGGTAGAAACTATGAGGAAATTCTGGAACAGTGGCGTGTGCTGACCAAAGAAAAGCATGTGGATATCCTCGTCCTCGATATGCCCATGCTCGACACCAGACGTGACAAAAACCTGCTCGGTACCTTCATTGCTGATCTTGTTTTGCAGGTACTTTCCTTTGTGGCTCAGAACGAACGGGAGAATATCCGTAGCAGGCAGGCCGAAGGGATCGCCGCCGCAAAACAGCGCGGTGTACGCTTTGGCCGTGAAATCAAGCCATTGCCGGATAATTTCTTGGAAAATTGCGCTCTTTGGCGTAATGGCCAAATCTCAGGTCTGGAAGCAGCCAGAAGATGCCGGATGCCTCAAAGTACGTTTTACCGAAAAGCCGGACGGCTTCTGGAAAATAGCGCTAATAGTGTCTAA
- the mobV gene encoding MobV family relaxase — protein MSYLVLHMDKFKKEAIRGIQSHNRRERESHSNPDIDYDRSAANYELHEVASSNYAEAIQNRIDDLLLVKAVRKDAVRMCGLIVTSDKAFFDGLTPEETRRFFEESKAFLTEFVGAENVVSAMVHMDEKTPHMHFLHVPVTPDGRLNANKIYTRQSLRKLQSELPAHLQSRGFVIERGVEQTPGSAKKHLATREFKQQQEALEKLIQESEETARNSRQLINALEQREEELRKSIEEYERQSEDAEKILREDSSLPKASLFNYPSMLKKASSLIEELKKALAVKHLVQTEKEILQREVDTLRGKLTWLEAGYTAHRKQSHEEKEELEKQLKKMKRIMAGYQEFLLLPEIRPLHIEFVERKRAEQLQRQQEEERQRQEQEARDRERRQAMIARGMRMR, from the coding sequence ATGTCCTACCTCGTACTCCACATGGACAAATTCAAAAAGGAAGCCATACGCGGCATCCAGAGCCACAACCGGCGGGAACGGGAGAGCCACAGCAACCCCGATATTGACTACGACAGGAGCGCGGCGAACTACGAGCTGCACGAAGTCGCCTCATCGAACTATGCCGAGGCCATTCAGAACCGCATTGACGATCTCCTGCTGGTCAAGGCCGTGAGAAAGGACGCCGTGCGCATGTGCGGGCTTATCGTCACCTCGGACAAGGCGTTTTTTGATGGTCTCACGCCGGAGGAAACAAGGCGTTTCTTTGAGGAGAGCAAAGCCTTTCTCACGGAGTTTGTGGGCGCGGAGAATGTCGTTTCCGCCATGGTTCATATGGATGAAAAGACACCGCACATGCATTTCCTTCATGTGCCGGTGACGCCGGACGGGAGGCTCAACGCCAACAAAATCTATACACGCCAGAGTCTGCGGAAACTGCAATCAGAGCTTCCCGCTCATCTGCAAAGCCGGGGCTTCGTCATTGAACGCGGCGTGGAACAGACGCCCGGTTCCGCGAAAAAGCATCTGGCTACCCGCGAGTTTAAGCAGCAACAGGAAGCATTGGAGAAACTGATTCAGGAGTCCGAAGAGACCGCACGGAATTCCCGGCAGCTTATCAACGCATTGGAACAGCGTGAAGAAGAGTTGAGAAAGAGCATTGAAGAGTATGAACGGCAGTCCGAGGATGCGGAAAAAATTCTTCGTGAAGATTCCTCTCTGCCGAAAGCCTCTCTTTTCAATTATCCGTCCATGCTGAAAAAAGCCTCTTCCCTCATTGAAGAACTGAAAAAGGCGCTTGCCGTCAAACACCTTGTCCAGACAGAGAAGGAAATTCTGCAACGGGAAGTGGATACCCTTCGCGGAAAGCTGACGTGGCTTGAAGCGGGATACACGGCCCACAGAAAACAAAGCCATGAGGAAAAAGAGGAGCTGGAGAAGCAGTTGAAGAAAATGAAGAGAATTATGGCAGGCTATCAGGAATTTCTGCTTCTGCCGGAAATCCGGCCGCTGCATATCGAGTTCGTGGAACGCAAGCGTGCCGAACAGCTTCAGCGGCAGCAGGAAGAGGAACGGCAGCGGCAGGAACAGGAGGCGAGGGACAGGGAGCGTCGGCAGGCGATGATCGCCCGTGGCATGAGGATGAGGTAA
- a CDS encoding DUF927 domain-containing protein, whose translation MSADILHSFAECLRAAGLEIEVVQADGLLHRCGTADRPHRRDGAYKAFLDTPASIWWKNWRTGDEGTWTYKPAKELTAAERDALRERTRAIKAHKETEQNRRWQAAAKLAASIWNCSRNAGDDHPYLQRKGVPAIGLRRTKDGRLIIPVLNQSGRIQSLQFILPEQTAEGTDKFFLKGGRTAGGFFSFSTEDRKKDGPLLIAEGYATAISLHLATGYACLVAFNAGNLKAVAVMARERYAKREIILCADNDTETQGNPGKKMASLAAQAVGGKLAVCPVHEGKATDFNDLHRLRSLEAVRAVVEEARKRDDDCPMPEGFFLVKEGRRAGLYKLETRSDGDSQEIRLGPPLLVKGMTRGADGNEWGLMLEWIDPDGNKHAWAMPVEMLFRQGNDWYSILASGGWFGNPSTRSKLAAFLSTVRPLRRIRCVLRTGWHESVYVLPDTVYGVTEEDTVLQSSQHGGLYRTSGTMEGWREIAELCVGNSRLSFALCAAFAGPLLRPAGLEGGGFSFEGGSSSGKTTALQIAASVWGGHEHVRSWRATDNGLEGIAALHNDNVLILDEMGQVNGRVLAECAYMLANGQGKGRSNREGGIRRSQNWRLLFLSSGELGLSDKLAENGLKSRGGQEVRFVGLPVDSSMLTSLHGLPDAGAVANRIKLLASEHYGHAGHDFLQKLTKVETLNAVRAEIGPAMADAVRHLVPEGADGQVRRVAMRFALCGMAGMLALRLGILPEKLDVLNCIEICFRDWLTARGGTGASEDTAILSTVRLFIERHGASRFQDLDTQMSTCINRVGFQRTRNGTTEYLILPESFRAEVVRGYAEARAVRVLREAGWLRTPSKNRLKHQERLPGLGRVRVYIVCLPDDPDEETAPALPD comes from the coding sequence ATGAGCGCCGACATTCTGCACAGTTTTGCCGAGTGTCTGCGTGCAGCGGGGCTGGAGATCGAGGTCGTGCAGGCCGACGGCCTCCTGCACCGCTGTGGCACAGCGGACCGGCCCCATCGCAGGGACGGCGCGTACAAGGCGTTTCTGGATACTCCGGCCTCCATCTGGTGGAAAAACTGGCGCACCGGCGATGAAGGTACATGGACATACAAGCCAGCAAAAGAACTGACCGCCGCCGAACGGGATGCCCTGCGTGAACGCACCCGGGCCATCAAAGCGCACAAGGAAACCGAGCAGAACCGCCGCTGGCAGGCCGCCGCCAAACTGGCCGCGAGCATCTGGAACTGTTCCCGAAACGCCGGGGACGACCATCCCTACCTGCAACGGAAGGGAGTCCCGGCCATCGGATTGCGCCGGACAAAAGACGGGCGTCTGATTATCCCTGTTCTGAACCAGTCCGGCAGGATACAAAGTCTGCAATTCATCCTGCCGGAACAAACTGCCGAGGGTACGGACAAGTTCTTTCTCAAGGGAGGACGCACGGCGGGAGGCTTCTTTTCCTTTTCCACCGAAGACAGGAAGAAAGACGGTCCCCTGCTGATTGCCGAGGGGTATGCTACAGCGATCAGTCTTCATCTGGCGACCGGTTATGCATGTCTTGTGGCCTTCAACGCCGGGAATCTGAAAGCCGTGGCCGTCATGGCCAGAGAGAGGTATGCAAAGCGTGAAATCATCCTCTGTGCCGATAACGACACGGAGACACAAGGGAATCCCGGCAAGAAGATGGCCTCTCTGGCGGCTCAGGCCGTGGGCGGCAAGCTGGCCGTCTGCCCGGTTCATGAAGGCAAGGCGACGGACTTCAACGACCTGCACCGGCTGCGTTCTCTTGAGGCTGTCCGGGCCGTTGTGGAAGAAGCGCGAAAGCGGGATGACGACTGCCCCATGCCGGAAGGCTTTTTTCTGGTGAAGGAAGGCAGACGCGCCGGGCTGTACAAGCTGGAGACCAGATCGGACGGAGACAGTCAGGAAATCCGGCTTGGTCCTCCGCTTCTGGTCAAAGGCATGACGCGGGGAGCTGACGGCAACGAATGGGGCCTGATGCTGGAATGGATTGACCCGGATGGCAACAAGCACGCATGGGCCATGCCCGTGGAAATGCTGTTCCGGCAGGGAAACGACTGGTACAGCATACTGGCCTCCGGCGGGTGGTTCGGCAATCCGTCCACCCGGTCGAAGCTGGCGGCATTTCTATCCACGGTCCGGCCCCTCCGACGGATACGCTGTGTTTTGCGCACGGGCTGGCATGAATCCGTCTACGTGCTTCCCGATACCGTTTACGGCGTAACAGAAGAAGACACCGTGCTGCAATCCTCGCAGCATGGCGGCTTGTACCGTACATCTGGAACGATGGAAGGCTGGCGGGAGATAGCGGAATTGTGCGTCGGCAACTCCCGTCTCAGTTTCGCGTTATGCGCGGCCTTCGCCGGGCCTTTGCTTCGCCCGGCCGGTCTGGAAGGCGGCGGCTTCAGCTTTGAGGGAGGCTCATCCTCCGGTAAGACCACGGCATTGCAGATCGCCGCCTCCGTCTGGGGCGGTCATGAACATGTCCGAAGCTGGCGGGCTACGGACAACGGGCTTGAAGGCATCGCCGCCCTGCACAACGACAATGTGCTGATTCTGGATGAAATGGGGCAGGTCAACGGACGTGTTCTTGCCGAATGCGCCTACATGCTGGCCAACGGACAGGGCAAAGGCCGCTCGAACCGTGAAGGCGGAATTCGCCGTTCCCAGAACTGGCGTCTGCTCTTTCTCTCCAGCGGCGAACTGGGGCTTTCCGACAAGCTGGCCGAGAACGGTCTGAAATCCAGAGGCGGGCAGGAAGTGCGTTTCGTGGGGCTGCCTGTGGACTCGTCCATGCTCACCAGCCTGCATGGTCTTCCCGATGCCGGAGCCGTGGCCAATCGTATCAAGTTGCTTGCTTCCGAACATTACGGTCATGCGGGGCATGATTTTCTGCAAAAGCTGACGAAGGTCGAAACCCTGAACGCCGTCCGGGCGGAAATCGGCCCGGCAATGGCCGATGCCGTCAGGCATCTTGTCCCCGAAGGCGCTGACGGACAGGTACGACGTGTGGCCATGCGCTTCGCCCTGTGCGGCATGGCCGGAATGCTGGCCCTGCGGCTGGGCATCCTTCCCGAAAAGCTGGACGTATTGAACTGCATCGAAATCTGCTTCCGGGACTGGCTCACGGCAAGAGGCGGAACCGGAGCTTCCGAGGATACCGCCATCCTTTCCACGGTACGGCTGTTCATCGAACGGCACGGCGCAAGCCGCTTTCAGGATTTGGATACGCAAATGTCCACCTGCATCAACCGGGTGGGATTTCAGCGTACTCGCAACGGCACGACCGAGTATCTGATACTTCCGGAGAGTTTTCGGGCCGAAGTCGTCAGGGGATACGCAGAGGCAAGAGCTGTGCGTGTTCTGCGTGAAGCTGGATGGTTACGCACTCCTTCTAAAAACAGACTGAAACATCAGGAAAGGCTTCCTGGTCTAGGGCGCGTGCGTGTCTACATTGTTTGTTTGCCTGATGACCCGGATGAAGAAACTGCTCCTGCCTTGCCTGATTGA
- a CDS encoding Eco57I restriction-modification methylase domain-containing protein, translated as MHDLQHNPDVLSCLANLSSDEVFTPPEVANAMLDMLPQELWQDSKATFLDPACKSGVFLREIAKRLIEGLKDEIPDLQTRLDHIFQKQLYGIAITDLTALLSRRSLYGSKRANSKYSFSRFDTAEGLIRLNPTLHHTWKNGRCEFCGASQSEYDRSSTLESHAYEFIHTHSPEAIFNMKFDVIIGNPPYQLSDGGNGVSAAPIFQHFVEQAIKFKPRYLSMIIPARWYAGGKGLNKFREQMLKDAHIRKLVDFESSKNCFDAVNIAGGICYFLWDRDYNGQCEITNWNNEVSIVMERRLNEFPILIRSNLAVSIIHKVLNVTPDVYSNHAYPRNPFGFATNYRGRSEQMPGDIELLTSVGFCYVSRKDVTKNFDIIDRYKVLIGRLVPNNGELDVNPKDGYKVITDTRIIGPGQINTETYLDIGVFDTEQEAVNFDKYLKSKLPRFLLRQAISSLNVTRECFRFVPYLDFKEEWTDQKLYKKYGLTEEEIAFIESMIKPMDLEA; from the coding sequence ATGCATGATCTTCAGCATAACCCCGATGTTTTAAGCTGTCTGGCTAATCTTTCGAGTGATGAAGTCTTCACTCCTCCAGAAGTCGCCAATGCCATGCTTGATATGCTCCCGCAAGAATTGTGGCAGGACTCAAAAGCGACATTCCTTGACCCTGCCTGTAAGTCTGGCGTGTTTCTGCGCGAGATTGCCAAACGCCTCATCGAAGGGTTGAAGGACGAAATTCCCGACTTACAGACTCGTCTCGACCATATCTTCCAAAAGCAGCTCTACGGTATCGCCATTACGGATCTTACGGCCCTTCTTTCGAGACGCTCTCTCTACGGAAGTAAACGGGCCAATAGTAAATATTCTTTTTCGCGCTTTGATACGGCAGAAGGACTTATTCGGCTGAACCCAACATTACATCACACATGGAAGAATGGCCGTTGTGAATTCTGCGGAGCATCGCAAAGCGAATATGATCGCAGTAGCACACTGGAATCTCATGCCTATGAATTTATCCATACTCATAGTCCAGAGGCAATATTTAATATGAAATTTGATGTTATTATAGGTAATCCTCCGTATCAATTGAGTGATGGGGGAAATGGGGTAAGTGCTGCACCAATTTTTCAGCACTTTGTAGAGCAAGCTATAAAGTTTAAACCACGATATTTATCGATGATAATACCTGCTCGTTGGTATGCGGGTGGCAAAGGATTGAACAAGTTTCGAGAGCAGATGTTAAAAGATGCTCATATAAGAAAATTAGTGGACTTTGAATCAAGTAAAAACTGTTTTGATGCTGTTAATATCGCAGGAGGAATATGTTATTTTTTGTGGGATAGAGATTATAATGGGCAGTGTGAAATCACAAATTGGAATAATGAAGTATCCATTGTCATGGAACGACGACTTAACGAATTTCCTATTTTGATTCGTTCTAATTTGGCTGTTTCGATTATTCATAAAGTTTTAAATGTTACTCCTGATGTTTATAGCAATCATGCTTATCCAAGAAATCCATTTGGATTTGCTACAAATTATCGTGGACGAAGCGAACAAATGCCTGGAGACATTGAATTGTTGACAAGTGTTGGTTTTTGCTATGTATCTCGTAAAGATGTTACAAAAAATTTTGATATTATAGATAGATATAAAGTTCTTATTGGCCGCCTTGTTCCAAATAATGGAGAATTGGATGTGAATCCAAAAGATGGTTATAAAGTTATTACAGATACGAGAATTATTGGTCCTGGTCAAATAAATACAGAAACCTATTTAGATATTGGTGTGTTCGATACAGAGCAGGAAGCTGTTAACTTTGATAAATATCTCAAATCTAAGTTGCCGAGATTTTTGCTTAGACAGGCTATTTCTTCTCTGAATGTGACCAGAGAGTGTTTTCGTTTTGTTCCCTATCTTGATTTCAAAGAAGAATGGACAGATCAAAAGTTATACAAGAAGTATGGGTTAACAGAAGAAGAAATCGCATTCATTGAATCTATGATCAAACCTATGGATCTAGAGGCGTAG